One part of the Geothrix edaphica genome encodes these proteins:
- a CDS encoding GNAT family N-acetyltransferase — MLTFRPIQPEDDAAVAAIIRAVMPEFGADGPGFALHDAEVDHMSRAYAAPGAAYFVVVDEAGRLVGGGGVAALEGGEPGVCELRKMYFLPEARGRGMGEALLRHCLAVAKDLGYRTCYLETLTGMDQALKLYGKLGFQPLCAPLGRTGHGGCDHWFARELA; from the coding sequence ATGCTGACCTTCCGCCCCATCCAGCCCGAGGACGACGCCGCCGTGGCCGCCATCATCCGCGCGGTCATGCCGGAATTCGGGGCGGACGGCCCGGGCTTCGCCCTCCACGATGCCGAGGTGGACCACATGAGCCGGGCCTATGCCGCACCGGGCGCAGCCTATTTCGTGGTGGTGGACGAGGCCGGGCGCCTCGTCGGCGGCGGCGGTGTCGCGGCCCTGGAGGGCGGCGAGCCCGGCGTCTGCGAGCTGCGGAAGATGTACTTCCTCCCCGAGGCCCGGGGCCGGGGCATGGGCGAGGCCCTGCTGCGCCACTGCCTCGCGGTGGCGAAGGACCTGGGCTACCGCACCTGCTACCTGGAGACCCTCACCGGCATGGACCAGGCCCTGAAGCTCTACGGCAAGCTGGGCTTCCAGCCCCTCTGCGCGCCCCTGGGCCGCACGGGGCATGGCGGCTGCGACCACTGGTTCGCGCGGGAGCTGGCGTGA
- a CDS encoding holo-ACP synthase gives MILGLGTDLCPPSRWRHLVARFGAGKCAGRILHPDEAAYLLAGNRERLPERLAGRWALREAFGKALGTGLDGWSWKELRYVNGRLWPVGALADLLAARGVRKLHGSVSHDGDLAMAVVILED, from the coding sequence ATGATCCTCGGCCTCGGCACCGACCTCTGTCCCCCCAGCCGCTGGCGGCACCTGGTCGCGCGCTTCGGGGCCGGGAAGTGCGCGGGGCGCATCCTGCATCCGGACGAGGCGGCCTACCTGCTGGCGGGCAACCGGGAGCGGCTGCCGGAGCGGCTGGCGGGGCGCTGGGCCCTGCGGGAAGCCTTCGGCAAGGCCCTGGGCACAGGCCTGGACGGCTGGTCCTGGAAGGAGCTGCGCTACGTGAACGGGCGCCTGTGGCCCGTGGGCGCCCTGGCGGACCTGCTCGCGGCCCGGGGCGTCCGCAAGCTCCACGGCAGCGTGAGCCATGACGGAGATCTGGCCATGGCCGTGGTCATCCTGGAGGATTGA
- a CDS encoding HDOD domain-containing protein, whose amino-acid sequence MSITPQELTTNLGDLPPLPQVAAQVLRLALDPETTAGDFQRVISLDPALAGQVLRISNSTSFGMMREVTTLTQAVTTLGVSALKSVVIASSARNLYHRGSVGPEEQLLWEHARVAAMASRAFAARLGLPQTEEAFVGGLLHDIGKSVLAMKFPERYGLLLRAVHGQKGACLDLEREAFGFDHAMVGEALAGQWNLAHSLQAAVRWHHDPLRAAEDHRPLTAVVALGNHLALDQRAGLGDPARLEEASRQAREILGLEPGALARLRAEVRAAVEREQAALTEF is encoded by the coding sequence ATGTCCATCACCCCCCAGGAGCTCACCACGAACCTCGGCGACCTCCCGCCCCTTCCGCAGGTCGCGGCCCAGGTGCTGCGGCTGGCCCTGGACCCGGAGACCACCGCCGGGGATTTCCAGCGGGTGATCTCCCTGGATCCGGCCCTGGCCGGCCAGGTCCTCAGGATCTCCAACTCCACGTCCTTCGGCATGATGCGCGAGGTGACCACCCTGACCCAGGCAGTCACGACCCTGGGCGTGTCCGCCCTCAAGAGCGTGGTGATCGCCAGCTCGGCCAGGAACCTCTACCACCGCGGCTCCGTGGGCCCCGAGGAGCAGCTGCTGTGGGAGCACGCCCGGGTGGCGGCCATGGCGAGCCGCGCCTTCGCGGCGAGGCTCGGCCTTCCGCAGACGGAGGAGGCCTTCGTGGGCGGCCTGCTGCATGACATCGGGAAATCGGTCCTGGCGATGAAGTTCCCGGAGCGCTACGGACTCCTGCTGCGCGCGGTCCACGGACAGAAGGGCGCCTGCCTCGACCTGGAGCGGGAGGCCTTCGGCTTCGATCACGCCATGGTCGGCGAGGCCCTGGCCGGCCAGTGGAACCTGGCGCACAGCCTCCAGGCCGCCGTGCGCTGGCATCACGACCCCCTCCGCGCGGCCGAGGACCACCGCCCGCTGACCGCCGTGGTGGCCCTGGGCAACCACCTGGCCCTGGACCAGAGGGCCGGCCTCGGAGACCCCGCGCGCCTGGAGGAGGCCTCCCGGCAGGCCCGGGAGATCCTTGGCCTCGAGCCCGGAGCCCTGGCCCGCCTCAGGGCGGAGGTCCGCGCCGCTGTCGAGCGGGAGCAGGCGGCGCTCACCGAGTTCTGA
- the lpxD gene encoding UDP-3-O-(3-hydroxymyristoyl)glucosamine N-acyltransferase, giving the protein MTRTTMTLTAQELATRLEGTLDHCPPDRLISEVRPLEEAGAGSVSFLANPKYAAKAKDSAAGLIFADATVDLGDRPVLRVKHPYWAFAQAIGWLHPEPAPEWGDVPVHPSAVIGAGCRIAPGATVGARTVLGKGCVLHPGVHVGDDCVLGEGCELFSGAVLYRRTRLGNRVAIHANSVVGSDGYGYVLVEGRHAKIPQVGWVEVGDDVEIGACVCIDRGVLGATRIGLGTKIDNQVQVGHNVHVGNHCLLVSQTGISGSTKLGDYVTLAGKVGVVGHIEIGSRSVVGGNSVVAKSLPEGSFVTGFPARPHREWTEAQAALNRLPRLMRQLRKG; this is encoded by the coding sequence ATGACGCGGACCACGATGACCCTGACGGCCCAGGAACTGGCGACGCGGCTGGAGGGCACGCTCGACCATTGTCCCCCGGATCGTCTGATTTCCGAAGTGAGGCCCCTGGAAGAGGCGGGAGCGGGCTCCGTATCCTTCCTGGCCAACCCGAAATATGCCGCCAAGGCGAAGGACAGTGCCGCGGGCCTGATCTTCGCGGATGCGACGGTGGATCTGGGCGACAGGCCAGTGCTGCGGGTGAAGCATCCCTACTGGGCCTTCGCCCAGGCCATCGGCTGGCTCCACCCCGAGCCCGCGCCCGAGTGGGGCGACGTCCCCGTGCATCCCTCGGCGGTGATCGGCGCGGGCTGCCGCATCGCCCCGGGCGCCACCGTGGGGGCCCGGACCGTGCTGGGGAAGGGGTGCGTCCTGCATCCAGGCGTCCACGTGGGGGATGACTGCGTCCTGGGCGAGGGCTGTGAGCTCTTCTCCGGGGCCGTGCTCTATCGCCGCACGCGGCTGGGAAACCGGGTGGCCATCCACGCCAACTCCGTGGTGGGCAGTGACGGCTACGGCTATGTGCTGGTGGAGGGCCGCCACGCCAAGATCCCCCAGGTGGGCTGGGTGGAGGTGGGTGATGATGTCGAGATCGGCGCCTGCGTCTGCATCGACCGGGGCGTGCTGGGGGCGACCCGCATCGGCCTGGGCACCAAGATCGACAACCAGGTGCAGGTGGGCCACAACGTGCACGTGGGGAACCACTGCCTGCTGGTGAGCCAGACGGGCATCAGCGGCTCCACGAAGCTGGGCGACTATGTGACCCTGGCTGGCAAGGTCGGCGTGGTGGGCCACATCGAGATCGGCAGCCGCAGCGTGGTGGGCGGCAACAGCGTGGTGGCCAAGAGCCTGCCCGAAGGCAGCTTCGTCACGGGGTTTCCCGCCCGTCCCCATCGCGAATGGACCGAAGCCCAGGCCGCCCTGAACCGCCTGCCCCGGCTCATGCGGCAGCTGCGGAAGGGCTGA
- a CDS encoding prolipoprotein diacylglyceryl transferase, producing the protein MHPVLFEIGSFPLGTYGLLLAIAFFAGTALAKRQAKLDGLNPAGITDLAIAVLIAAIVGAKLLMILVGLFTPAGQEGAMALRDVFTLSTLRAGGAIHGGIIAATAVFFWKLRKGQGLPLRLTGDALVPGVALGQAIGRLGCFSAGCCYGTETHVSWAATFTNPLAQAFSGTPLGIPLHPVQLYNSLANLTVMAILLLARGKRSFQGQIFALYFLVEGLGRVITETWRGDVDRGTGWLGWAWLSTGRLTGLAFMMLGLGLWLFWNRQKESK; encoded by the coding sequence ATGCACCCAGTTCTTTTCGAGATCGGCTCCTTCCCCCTCGGCACCTACGGGCTGCTGCTGGCCATCGCCTTCTTTGCGGGCACGGCCCTGGCCAAGCGGCAGGCGAAGCTGGACGGCCTGAACCCGGCCGGCATCACGGACCTGGCCATCGCCGTGCTGATCGCCGCCATCGTAGGGGCCAAGCTCCTGATGATCCTGGTGGGCCTCTTCACGCCCGCTGGCCAGGAAGGCGCCATGGCCCTCCGGGACGTCTTCACCCTCTCGACCTTGCGGGCCGGCGGTGCCATCCACGGGGGCATCATCGCCGCCACGGCGGTGTTCTTCTGGAAGCTCCGCAAGGGTCAGGGCCTGCCGCTGCGCCTCACGGGTGACGCCCTGGTGCCCGGCGTGGCCCTGGGCCAGGCCATCGGCCGCCTGGGCTGCTTCTCCGCCGGCTGCTGCTATGGCACCGAGACCCATGTCTCCTGGGCCGCCACGTTCACCAACCCGCTGGCCCAGGCCTTCAGCGGCACGCCCCTGGGGATCCCCCTGCACCCCGTGCAGCTCTACAATTCCCTCGCCAACCTCACCGTGATGGCCATCCTGCTGCTGGCCCGCGGCAAGCGCTCCTTCCAGGGGCAGATCTTCGCCCTCTATTTCCTGGTGGAGGGCCTGGGCCGCGTCATCACCGAGACCTGGCGGGGCGATGTGGACCGCGGCACCGGCTGGCTGGGCTGGGCCTGGCTCAGTACGGGTCGCCTCACCGGCCTCGCCTTCATGATGCTGGGCCTGGGTCTGTGGCTGTTCTGGAACCGTCAGAAGGAGTCGAAGTGA
- a CDS encoding RluA family pseudouridine synthase, whose protein sequence is MIQLLAEDGAPRLDRFLADRFPDIPRARWDAHVRTGEVKVNGEPVTKGGVKLRPGDQVETELPVIAAPAAHLEAEAIDLPTLFEDTQLWIVDKPAGMVVHPGPGHASGTVVNALLHRLKAPVILEPNDEEAEDAEELASGWPGLVHRLDRYTTGCLCLAKTAEAQRAIQDQFKARTVEKRYLALVRHSPKLPQLGSLLIDEPIARHKRDRLRMVVADGGRPAQTRIRVLARTTSVALVECELLTGRTHQIRVHLAHLRAPLMGDPLYGGPGRWKDVDGGALLLPHPALHAWKLSVDHPVTGARIDAVAPIPETFLALARALGLPEA, encoded by the coding sequence GTGATACAGCTTCTCGCCGAGGACGGCGCCCCCCGCCTGGACCGCTTCCTGGCCGACCGGTTCCCCGACATCCCCCGGGCCCGCTGGGATGCCCACGTCCGCACGGGCGAGGTGAAGGTGAACGGCGAGCCGGTGACCAAGGGCGGCGTGAAGCTGCGTCCCGGCGACCAGGTGGAGACCGAGCTCCCGGTGATCGCGGCCCCGGCCGCCCACCTGGAGGCCGAGGCCATCGACCTGCCGACGCTGTTCGAGGACACCCAGCTGTGGATCGTGGACAAGCCCGCGGGCATGGTGGTGCATCCGGGCCCCGGCCACGCCAGCGGCACCGTCGTGAACGCCCTGCTGCACCGCCTCAAGGCGCCCGTGATCCTCGAGCCCAATGACGAGGAAGCGGAGGATGCCGAGGAGCTGGCTTCCGGCTGGCCGGGCCTGGTGCATCGCCTGGACCGCTACACCACCGGCTGCCTCTGCCTCGCCAAGACCGCCGAGGCCCAGCGGGCCATCCAGGACCAGTTCAAGGCCCGCACCGTGGAGAAGCGCTACCTGGCCCTGGTGCGCCATTCCCCCAAGCTGCCCCAGCTGGGCAGCCTGCTCATCGACGAGCCCATCGCCCGCCACAAGCGGGACCGCCTGCGCATGGTGGTCGCCGATGGCGGACGCCCCGCCCAGACGCGCATCCGCGTGCTGGCCCGCACCACGAGCGTGGCCCTGGTGGAGTGCGAGCTGCTCACGGGCCGCACCCACCAGATCCGCGTGCATCTGGCCCACCTCCGCGCCCCGCTCATGGGCGATCCGCTCTATGGTGGACCGGGCCGCTGGAAGGATGTGGATGGCGGCGCCCTGCTGCTGCCGCACCCGGCTCTCCACGCGTGGAAGCTGTCCGTGGACCACCCGGTGACGGGCGCCCGGATCGATGCGGTGGCCCCCATCCCCGAGACCTTCCTGGCCCTGGCCCGAGCCCTGGGCTTGCCCGAGGCCTGA
- a CDS encoding rhodanese-like domain-containing protein encodes MSAFAQDLTTLKGWMEAYPFLPGLVFATLCLVLLFAVALPRLRSWFRGKGRPVLDPLQVEELLQGPGVLLVDLRDEEAFRRGHIRGCLHVPFGELTRRFAAPDPQAKRALVLVDETDALSHRALRLLVARGFEWVYVLQGGMRAWRGESRPVVK; translated from the coding sequence ATGTCCGCTTTCGCCCAGGACCTGACGACGCTGAAAGGCTGGATGGAAGCCTATCCCTTCCTGCCCGGCCTGGTTTTCGCGACGCTCTGCCTCGTGCTGCTGTTCGCGGTGGCCCTGCCGCGGCTCCGATCCTGGTTCCGCGGGAAGGGGCGGCCCGTGCTGGATCCCCTCCAGGTCGAGGAGCTGCTGCAGGGCCCCGGCGTGCTGCTGGTGGACCTGCGGGACGAGGAGGCCTTCCGCCGGGGCCACATCCGGGGCTGCCTCCACGTTCCCTTCGGGGAACTCACCCGGCGCTTCGCGGCCCCGGATCCCCAGGCCAAGCGCGCCCTGGTGCTGGTGGACGAGACCGACGCCCTCTCCCACCGCGCCCTGCGCCTGCTCGTGGCCCGGGGCTTCGAGTGGGTCTATGTCCTCCAGGGCGGCATGCGGGCCTGGCGCGGCGAGAGCCGCCCGGTGGTGAAGTAG
- a CDS encoding AmpG family muropeptide MFS transporter encodes MKPRQYTVLLLLGFASGLPLFLTGSTLKAWLVDEKLSLATIGLFSFVTLPYSLKVFWAPFLDRFALPGLGRRRGWMALMQLGMALALGLLAFTQPHLDLTRVVVLALAVAVTSATFDIAVDAWRAEALDQKHLGLGNSLHIATYRVAMLVSGGLALILAQAFGWRATYLGMAVLTLLGLAGTWLAMDTDSVARAPRSMQEAISGPLKDLLQRKGIGYLLAFAVFYKLGDWLAESMTIPFLLRGMGFTKMEIGTVQKTTAMVAIILGGLIGGWMLTRMNLRKALWICGFVQAGSILGFWAISLLGRHLPLLVAANTLENLAYGMGGSAFAALLMGACNRSYTGTQYALFSALMALPRTVFAGLTGFMADWYGWKLYFPVCAAAAIPGLLLLLLWDRWGLPEEGA; translated from the coding sequence ATGAAGCCCCGCCAGTACACCGTCCTCCTGCTCCTCGGCTTCGCTTCGGGGCTGCCGCTCTTCCTCACAGGCTCCACGCTGAAGGCCTGGCTGGTGGACGAGAAGCTGAGCCTGGCCACCATCGGGCTCTTCAGCTTCGTGACGCTGCCCTACAGCCTGAAGGTGTTCTGGGCGCCCTTCCTGGACCGCTTCGCGCTGCCGGGGCTGGGGCGCCGCCGGGGCTGGATGGCGCTCATGCAGCTGGGCATGGCGTTGGCCCTGGGGCTGCTGGCCTTCACCCAGCCGCACCTGGATCTCACCCGGGTGGTGGTCCTGGCCCTGGCGGTGGCCGTCACCAGCGCCACCTTCGACATCGCCGTGGACGCCTGGCGGGCCGAGGCCCTGGATCAGAAGCACCTGGGCCTTGGCAACAGCCTCCACATCGCCACCTACCGCGTGGCCATGCTGGTGAGCGGCGGGCTGGCGCTCATCCTGGCCCAGGCCTTCGGCTGGCGGGCCACCTACCTGGGCATGGCGGTTCTCACCCTGCTCGGCCTGGCCGGCACCTGGCTGGCCATGGACACGGACAGCGTGGCCCGGGCGCCGCGGTCCATGCAGGAGGCCATCTCGGGGCCACTGAAGGACCTGCTCCAGCGCAAGGGCATCGGCTACCTGCTGGCCTTCGCCGTGTTCTACAAACTCGGTGATTGGCTGGCGGAATCCATGACCATCCCGTTCCTGCTGCGGGGCATGGGCTTCACGAAGATGGAGATCGGCACCGTGCAGAAGACCACCGCCATGGTGGCCATCATCCTGGGCGGCCTGATCGGTGGCTGGATGCTCACGCGCATGAACCTGCGCAAGGCGCTGTGGATCTGTGGCTTCGTGCAGGCGGGCAGCATCCTGGGTTTCTGGGCCATCTCGCTGCTGGGCCGGCACCTGCCCCTGCTGGTGGCGGCGAACACGCTGGAGAACCTGGCCTACGGCATGGGCGGCAGCGCCTTCGCCGCGCTGCTCATGGGCGCCTGCAACCGCAGCTACACCGGCACCCAGTACGCCCTCTTCAGCGCCCTCATGGCCCTCCCGCGCACGGTGTTCGCCGGGCTCACGGGCTTCATGGCCGACTGGTACGGCTGGAAGCTCTACTTCCCCGTCTGCGCCGCGGCAGCCATTCCGGGCCTGCTGCTGCTGCTGCTCTGGGACCGCTGGGGGCTGCCGGAGGAGGGGGCCTGA
- a CDS encoding DUF2231 domain-containing protein, translating into MPPFNHLHPAIVHFPIALLATAPLLFLLGALWPSQRRGIHAVALLLLVLGLLGGLLALATGDAAENLAHRTPELRLALNAHELSAQWTMAIFGLLTVAWFVRLGVSRFLHRELPPRLARALFLLWLLGSGLGVAALLRTGHLGGHMVHDLHTHGGEP; encoded by the coding sequence GTGCCCCCCTTCAACCACCTCCACCCGGCCATCGTGCACTTCCCCATCGCCCTGCTGGCGACCGCGCCCCTCCTCTTCCTGCTGGGGGCCCTCTGGCCCTCCCAGCGCCGGGGAATCCATGCCGTGGCGCTGCTCCTGCTGGTCCTGGGGCTCCTGGGCGGGCTGCTGGCCCTGGCCACGGGGGATGCCGCGGAGAACCTCGCCCACCGGACGCCGGAGTTGAGGCTCGCCTTGAACGCCCATGAGCTGTCCGCCCAGTGGACCATGGCCATCTTCGGCCTCTTGACGGTGGCGTGGTTCGTCCGGTTGGGCGTGTCCCGCTTCCTACATCGGGAGCTCCCGCCGCGCCTGGCCCGGGCCCTCTTCCTCCTCTGGCTGCTGGGGAGCGGCCTGGGCGTCGCCGCGCTGCTCCGCACGGGGCACCTGGGCGGCCACATGGTCCATGACCTGCACACCCACGGGGGCGAGCCCTGA
- a CDS encoding ubiquinol-cytochrome c reductase iron-sulfur subunit, whose amino-acid sequence MSQPEPSVPTCAPGGLDRREFCACALAVAAAAAAVSCGGGGGGGYSSAPPPPPPPPPSPITTSETKTSLLGQPSGTVRDYTTTASGACPLILGAAQGYYLVRDSAGIYAFNASCLHQGGRLNTTQTGFGCPCHGSQYDLNGTVTVGPAPVGAVLQHYQVSESTPGGVLLIDPSKPVAATTRLT is encoded by the coding sequence ATGTCCCAGCCCGAACCATCCGTGCCGACCTGTGCCCCGGGCGGCCTCGACCGCCGGGAATTCTGCGCCTGCGCTCTCGCCGTGGCCGCAGCCGCCGCGGCCGTCTCCTGCGGCGGAGGCGGGGGCGGGGGTTACTCCAGTGCGCCGCCACCGCCGCCCCCGCCTCCCCCCAGCCCGATCACCACCTCCGAGACGAAGACCAGCCTGCTGGGCCAGCCCTCGGGCACCGTGCGCGACTACACGACCACCGCCTCCGGCGCCTGCCCGCTGATCCTGGGGGCCGCGCAGGGCTACTACCTCGTCCGCGACAGCGCCGGGATCTATGCCTTCAACGCCAGCTGCCTGCACCAGGGCGGGCGCCTCAACACCACCCAGACGGGCTTCGGCTGCCCCTGCCACGGCAGCCAGTACGACCTCAACGGCACGGTGACCGTGGGACCGGCCCCGGTGGGGGCCGTCCTGCAGCACTACCAGGTCAGCGAATCCACCCCGGGCGGGGTGCTCCTGATCGATCCCTCCAAGCCCGTCGCCGCCACCACGCGGCTCACCTGA
- a CDS encoding DUF5777 family beta-barrel protein, producing the protein MPRRSPAPSLLLPLLLSAPLLGQDSELPLGLNLPTADHLQGWQPAIRFTHRFAEPARGNSKDFYGLDGGNFAGLGFDLGIAAVPGLNAQVYRTSDGKTVVLALQEQLLDRPHVRLAIRGERFDETIKRATYTFGTVGVTGAALQLPAEFVAGPVTFSLVPTWLSRTTTQDRALFTAGAGLRWRIVEGQSILAEYYPRPARLDSTAYEQGFALGYRFQTKGHRFTLLATNVQGTTAHQVLGGDSAGGPRSPGQWALGFNLVRIF; encoded by the coding sequence ATGCCCCGCCGATCCCCCGCCCCGTCCCTCCTCCTGCCCCTCCTCCTGTCCGCCCCCCTGCTGGGCCAGGACTCGGAACTGCCCCTGGGGCTCAACCTGCCCACGGCGGATCACCTCCAGGGCTGGCAGCCCGCCATCCGCTTCACCCACCGCTTCGCCGAGCCGGCCCGCGGGAACTCGAAGGACTTCTACGGCCTGGACGGCGGCAACTTCGCCGGCCTGGGCTTCGACCTCGGCATCGCCGCGGTGCCGGGACTCAACGCCCAGGTCTACCGCACCTCGGATGGCAAGACCGTGGTCCTCGCCCTCCAGGAGCAGCTCCTGGACCGGCCGCATGTTCGCCTGGCGATCCGCGGCGAGCGCTTCGACGAGACGATCAAGCGCGCCACCTACACCTTCGGGACCGTGGGCGTGACCGGGGCAGCCTTGCAGCTCCCGGCGGAGTTCGTGGCGGGGCCGGTCACCTTCAGCCTCGTGCCCACCTGGCTCTCCCGCACCACCACCCAGGATCGGGCCCTCTTCACGGCCGGCGCCGGCCTCCGGTGGCGCATCGTCGAAGGCCAATCCATCCTCGCCGAGTACTACCCCCGCCCCGCCCGCCTGGACAGCACGGCCTACGAGCAGGGCTTCGCCCTGGGCTACCGCTTCCAGACCAAGGGCCACCGCTTCACCCTCCTGGCCACCAACGTCCAGGGCACCACCGCCCACCAGGTGCTGGGCGGCGACTCCGCCGGCGGGCCCAGGTCCCCCGGGCAGTGGGCCCTGGGCTTCAACCTGGTGCGGATCTTCTGA
- the acs gene encoding acetate--CoA ligase, which translates to MSDVEISITQQKTIEALQKGEAPIPMRGWLAKQAAINYEVERSLAEDDPAAFWGDKARALDWAEPWTKVFEFNATDHAWFVGGKLNATVNCIDRHVHSDRRNKAALLWVGEDGDERSYTYNRLYREMNRFANTLKRLGVKKGDRVILYMPLTPEGIISMLACARIGAIHSVVYAGMGQAALRTRIEDAGAKVVVCSDFTYRRGKAIPLKPIVDEAVRDLASVDHVIVHRRGSRPGDAPVTFASEREKDFYDIQQGREIHCEPEMVDAEHPLFILYTSGTTGKPKGVVHATGGYLVGVNYLSKAFYQIQERDIYWSTSDIGWIVGHSFIVYGPLSIGATVLCREGAPDYPSPEVTWEICERFGVNVMFTAPTAVRMWMSHGAEAPGKFDLSKLRLMACAGEPLNPEAHRWAQQHLVGQGNGQVVDNWWQTEIAGPVIGTLPTFEVRPGKAGKAMPGARLAVVNHDGSPVPDGQGGLLVIKFPLPYMLRTVWNDHKRYEDYWKEIPGYYTVGDVAVKDADGYFAVLGRSDDVLNVAGHRIGTSDVEGSLIRHPAVAESAVVGLPDPIKGERIMAFVVVKAGISTGPGLIASLKDHVREDLGGIAMPSEIEIRPSLPKTRSGKIVRRALKAQALGQDPGDLSTLAD; encoded by the coding sequence ATGAGCGACGTGGAAATCAGCATTACCCAGCAGAAGACCATCGAGGCGCTGCAGAAGGGGGAGGCCCCCATTCCCATGCGCGGGTGGCTGGCCAAGCAGGCGGCCATCAACTACGAGGTAGAGCGTTCCCTGGCCGAGGATGACCCTGCCGCCTTCTGGGGTGACAAGGCCAGGGCCCTGGACTGGGCGGAGCCCTGGACCAAGGTCTTCGAGTTCAACGCCACCGACCATGCCTGGTTCGTGGGCGGCAAACTGAACGCCACCGTGAACTGCATCGACCGCCACGTGCACAGCGACCGCCGCAACAAGGCCGCCCTGCTGTGGGTGGGTGAGGACGGCGACGAGCGCTCCTACACCTACAACCGGCTCTACCGCGAGATGAACCGCTTCGCCAACACCCTCAAGCGCCTGGGGGTGAAGAAGGGCGACCGCGTCATCCTCTACATGCCGCTCACGCCAGAGGGCATCATCTCGATGCTGGCCTGCGCCCGCATCGGCGCCATCCACAGCGTGGTCTACGCGGGCATGGGCCAGGCCGCGCTGCGCACCCGCATCGAGGACGCCGGGGCCAAGGTGGTGGTGTGTTCCGACTTCACCTACCGGCGCGGGAAGGCCATCCCCCTGAAGCCCATCGTGGACGAGGCCGTGCGCGACCTGGCCTCCGTGGACCATGTCATCGTCCACCGGCGGGGCTCCCGCCCTGGCGACGCGCCAGTGACCTTCGCCAGCGAGCGCGAGAAGGACTTCTACGACATCCAGCAGGGCCGGGAGATCCACTGCGAGCCGGAGATGGTGGATGCCGAGCACCCGCTGTTCATCCTCTACACCAGCGGAACGACCGGAAAGCCGAAGGGCGTGGTGCACGCCACGGGCGGCTACCTGGTGGGCGTGAACTACCTGAGCAAGGCCTTCTACCAGATCCAGGAGCGGGACATCTACTGGAGCACCTCCGACATCGGCTGGATCGTGGGGCACAGCTTCATCGTCTACGGCCCCCTCAGCATCGGCGCCACGGTGCTCTGCCGCGAGGGCGCGCCGGACTACCCGAGCCCGGAGGTCACCTGGGAGATCTGCGAGCGCTTCGGCGTGAACGTGATGTTCACGGCCCCCACCGCCGTCCGCATGTGGATGAGCCACGGCGCTGAGGCCCCGGGCAAGTTCGACCTCAGCAAGCTGCGCCTCATGGCCTGCGCGGGCGAGCCCCTGAACCCCGAGGCCCACCGCTGGGCCCAGCAGCACCTGGTGGGCCAGGGCAACGGCCAGGTGGTGGACAACTGGTGGCAGACCGAGATCGCCGGACCGGTGATCGGCACGCTGCCCACCTTCGAGGTCCGGCCCGGCAAGGCCGGCAAGGCCATGCCCGGGGCCCGGCTGGCCGTGGTGAACCACGATGGCTCGCCGGTTCCCGACGGCCAGGGCGGCCTGCTCGTCATCAAGTTCCCGCTGCCCTACATGCTGCGGACCGTGTGGAACGACCACAAGCGCTACGAGGACTACTGGAAGGAGATCCCGGGCTACTACACGGTGGGCGACGTGGCCGTGAAGGACGCCGATGGCTACTTCGCCGTGCTGGGGCGCTCGGACGACGTGCTGAATGTGGCGGGCCACCGTATCGGGACCTCCGATGTGGAGGGCTCGCTCATCCGCCACCCGGCCGTGGCCGAAAGCGCCGTGGTGGGTCTGCCGGATCCCATCAAGGGCGAGCGCATCATGGCCTTCGTGGTGGTCAAGGCCGGCATCTCCACGGGCCCGGGGCTCATCGCCAGCCTCAAGGACCATGTCCGAGAGGACCTGGGCGGCATCGCGATGCCCAGCGAGATCGAGATCCGGCCCAGCCTCCCCAAGACCCGCTCCGGCAAGATCGTCCGCCGCGCCCTCAAGGCCCAGGCCCTCGGGCAGGATCCGGGAGACTTGAGCACCTTGGCCGATTAG